One segment of Solanum lycopersicum chromosome 1, SLM_r2.1 DNA contains the following:
- the P18 gene encoding dUTP diphosphatase — MAENQINSPEITEPSPKVQKLDHPENGNVPFFRVKKLSENAVLPSRASSLAAGYDLSSAAETKVPARGKALVPTDLSIAVPQGTYARIAPRSGLAWKYSIDVGAGVIDADYRGPVGVVLFNHSEVDFEVKVGDRIAQLIVQKIVTPEVEQVDDLDSTVRGSGGFGSTGV; from the exons ATGGCAGAAAATCAGATCAACTCTCCTGAGATCACAGAACCTTCTCCCAAGGTTCAGAAACTGGACCACCCTGAAAACGGCAATGTCCCCTTTTTCCGAGTGAAGAAGCTCTCTGAAAACGCTGTTTTGCCCTCAAGAGCCTCTTCTCTTGCTGCTGGTTATGATCTATCAAG TGCTGCAGAGACTAAAGTTCCCGCCAGAGGCAAGGCTCTTGTACCCACAGATCTCAGTATTGCTGTTCCTCAAGGAACCTATGCTCGTATTG CACCTCGTTCTGGTTTGGCATGGAAGTATTCTATAGATGTTGGAGCTGGAGTCATAGATGCTGATTATAGAGGGCCTGTTGGGGTAGTATTGTTCAACCACTctgaagttgattttgaagtcaAGGTTGGTGATAGGATAGCTCAGCTTATTGTTCAGAAAATTGTGACACCAGAGGTGGAGCAAGTTGATGATCTTGACTCAACTGTCAGAGGCTCTGGTGGCTTTGGATCCACCGGagtgtga